Below is a genomic region from Endomicrobiales bacterium.
TTTTCGCCATTCCTTCTCTCCCACCTTCTAACATCGGAAGGATAGAAGTGCCACTTCTCCCAAACAAACTGACTGCCAGAGCAGCTCTCTCTGTGGGATTTTTAATGTCTGACAATGCGCCTGCTATAGTATTAAATTGTTCCTCTGGCGTAAGTCCTGCCAAATCCGAAAAAGTTAAATTTAATTTTTGTAAATCATCTTGTGAACCTTTTACACCATCACCGGCGGCAGTAATTGACATAGCCATTTTTTTAAACGCAGTTTCCATTGACTCCATTGAGCCACCTGAAAGTTTTGCAACATAACCAAGTTCTTGCAGTGCTTTTGTGCCTACGCCTGTGCGCATAGACATTTCGTCAAGTTCGTCGGAAGTTTTTGTTAAGTGCGTTACCGCCAATATCATTGCGCCGACGATAGCAACACCAAAAACACCCATTGCTAAACCCATATTACGCACGGAAGTGCCAATTTGCTCCGCCGCCTCTTTGGTTTTAGAGAATTTTTTATCAGCTTCATCCATCGCTTTCATAAAAGCGGCGGAATTTGCCTCAAGTGTTATCCAAATTTTTCCGACTTCACCACTCATTTAATTTCTCCACCAAGTGCTTTTGTAATTTGTTTTGCAATACTTTTCATCTGTTGAAAAGTTTGATTTTTAGGTTTTTCTTTTTCGTATTTAATCATAAAGTCATCAATTTTAAGTGCTTTGCTGTCTTTGCTTCTGTTTACACTGTAAATTAACCAACTAATTTGTGCAGAATATCTTTCAATGCGTGTGTCATTTAATTGTTTTCTTTTGCAAAGGTAATCAAATTCTAATAAAGTTAAATCCCAAAAGTCATCTTCACTTAATCCTAAATCAAAACGCCCTACCGCCCACAAATCAACTAACTTTAAGGGAGAGGGCTTTCCACCAAAGGGAGTTTCTCCTCACTTTCATCTGTTTTTTCAATAGTTGGTGAGTTTGCCGATGCCGCTTCAACTATTTTCTTTTGTATCTCTAACATATTTTCCGAGTCGAGCATATCGCCAACTTGCTCAAGGGTTAGTTTTTTATCTTCGTGAATTAATCCTGTCCAGAGAACAACTCTTAAAAGCGTCGCTGATATTTTTTCAGAGGGTAAATCCAAAAAGTTTTTCCCAGTTTTTTCCTCGTACGCCGCCATAGCATTAAGATTATAAAGCAATTTGCGAGGTTTATCTAACTCAATATCAATACATTTTGCAAGTTTACCCATTTTATCCCCCAAAAAATAAATGTCCTGCCTGCATTTTTTTATAATACAGGCAAGACAAATTTATTAAGCCGCAACTAATGCAACCGCCTCTGCTTCCGTTGCGCCATTTACGACAATTACTTTTGCCTGACCAACATATGAGGTACAAGTGATGCCGTAAGTTTTTGAACCATAAACAACATTTGAAAATGCAACAATACCAGTTGCACCAGTTGTTTTTGTTTCATTGTTGAAAACAATTACCGCATCAGATACTGCCGCTCCACCGACCGCTGCTGTTACTGTAAAAGTTACAACACTAAGATCTGTTACGCCTGCAAATACTGGCGCACCTGTTATTTTTAAAGTTACCGCAAAAGAAATTGCGTCTTTTAAGTCAGCTTTTCCAACTTCGCAACCAGTTACAATCGCCGAAAAAGTCCAAGTGCTTGTATCGGGGAAAGTTATTACAAAACTTTCTGTCGCCCCCGTTGCTAAACTCGCAATTA
It encodes:
- a CDS encoding DUF4035 domain-containing protein translates to MWAVGRFDLGLSEDDFWDLTLLEFDYLCKRKQLNDTRIERYSAQISWLIYSVNRSKDSKALKIDDFMIKYEKEKPKNQTFQQMKSIAKQITKALGGEIK